The following coding sequences are from one Bacteroidota bacterium window:
- the glmS gene encoding glutamine--fructose-6-phosphate transaminase (isomerizing) — protein sequence MCGIVAYIGEKQAYPFLIKGLQRLEYRGYDSAGVAMLENGNLNVYKCKGKVVDLHNFIGEQNKGGNIGIGHTRWATHGVPNDVNAHPHYSASKNMVMIHNGIIENYGPLKAELIKRGHVFLSDTDTEVLIHLIEDIQEKENVRLGEAVRIALNQVVGAYAIVILSKNNPDELFAAKKGSPMVIGIGENEFYIASDATPIVEYTKNVVYLEDEEIAFIERGKELKIKTIKNKAKTPYVQELELQLEALEKGGYDHFMLKEIYEQPRSIKDSMRGRLSSEKGVVNLGGITEYEQKFLNAKRIIIIACGTSWHAGLVAEYLFEDLARIPVEVEYASEFRYRNPIVYEDDVVIAISQSGETADTLAAIELAKSKGATIIGVCNVVGSSIARATHAGSYTHAGPEIGVASTKAFTAQVTVLTLMALRIAYRKGNISNSRFHTLISELEAVPAKIERVLQTNDKIKYIADIYKNVSNALYLGRGYTFPVALEGALKLKEISYIHAEGYPAAEMKHGPIALIDEEMPVFVIATKGTSYEKVVSNIQEVKARKGKIIAIVTEGDTQVKEMADYTIEIPETDEILVPLVSVVPLQLLSYHIAVMRGCNVDQPRNLAKSVTVE from the coding sequence ATGTGTGGAATCGTTGCATATATCGGAGAAAAACAAGCGTATCCTTTTTTAATTAAAGGATTACAACGTCTTGAATATAGAGGATACGACAGTGCCGGAGTGGCGATGTTGGAAAATGGAAACCTCAACGTTTATAAATGTAAAGGAAAAGTGGTGGACCTCCACAACTTTATCGGAGAACAAAATAAAGGTGGCAACATTGGCATTGGCCACACCCGTTGGGCAACCCATGGTGTGCCGAACGATGTGAACGCGCATCCGCATTATTCCGCTTCCAAAAATATGGTGATGATTCACAACGGAATCATTGAAAATTATGGTCCGTTAAAAGCCGAACTCATCAAACGTGGACATGTATTTTTAAGTGATACCGATACCGAAGTATTGATTCATTTAATTGAAGACATTCAAGAAAAAGAAAATGTTCGTTTGGGTGAAGCAGTTCGTATTGCATTAAACCAAGTGGTTGGAGCGTATGCGATTGTGATCCTTTCAAAAAATAATCCCGATGAATTGTTTGCTGCAAAAAAAGGCAGCCCGATGGTTATCGGTATCGGTGAAAACGAATTTTACATTGCATCCGATGCAACACCTATTGTGGAGTATACCAAAAATGTGGTGTATCTGGAAGATGAAGAAATCGCTTTTATCGAACGAGGCAAAGAATTAAAAATCAAAACGATTAAGAACAAAGCAAAAACGCCATACGTCCAAGAATTAGAATTGCAATTGGAAGCTTTGGAAAAAGGTGGTTACGACCATTTTATGTTGAAAGAGATTTACGAACAACCACGTTCAATTAAAGACAGTATGCGTGGTCGATTGAGCTCGGAAAAAGGTGTGGTAAATTTGGGTGGAATTACCGAGTATGAACAAAAATTTTTAAATGCAAAACGCATCATCATCATTGCCTGCGGTACATCGTGGCATGCAGGATTGGTTGCAGAATATTTATTTGAAGATTTAGCACGCATCCCAGTTGAAGTAGAATATGCTTCGGAATTCCGTTACCGCAATCCGATTGTTTATGAAGACGATGTGGTGATTGCCATTTCACAATCCGGAGAAACAGCGGATACATTAGCAGCGATAGAATTAGCAAAATCAAAAGGAGCAACTATCATTGGAGTATGTAATGTTGTTGGATCATCCATTGCACGCGCAACACATGCTGGCTCTTACACACATGCCGGACCGGAAATTGGTGTGGCATCCACAAAAGCATTTACTGCTCAAGTAACCGTATTAACATTAATGGCGTTGCGTATTGCGTATCGCAAAGGAAATATTTCCAACTCTCGTTTTCATACGTTGATTAGTGAATTGGAAGCTGTTCCTGCAAAAATAGAACGTGTATTACAAACCAACGATAAGATAAAATACATTGCCGACATTTATAAAAATGTTAGCAACGCATTATACCTTGGTCGTGGATACACCTTCCCTGTTGCTTTAGAAGGAGCATTGAAACTAAAAGAAATTTCGTACATCCATGCAGAAGGCTATCCTGCTGCAGAAATGAAGCACGGACCAATTGCTTTGATTGATGAAGAGATGCCAGTTTTTGTGATTGCAACCAAAGGAACATCTTACGAAAAAGTAGTAAGCAACATTCAGGAAGTAAAAGCACGTAAAGGAAAAATTATTGCAATTGTTACCGAAGGAGATACACAAGTAAAAGAGATGGCTGATTACACTATTGAAATTCCGGAGACGGATGAAATTTTGGTGCCATTGGTTTCTGTTGTGCCATTGCAATTACTTTCCTATCATATTGCTGTAATGCGCGGTTGCAACGTGGATCAACCACGAAACTTAGCTAAATCGGTAACTGTTGAATAA